In Acidisarcina polymorpha, the DNA window AGGACCATCTCTTTCGTTCCACCGCCGCCCGGAACGAGGCCCACTCCGGTCTCAACCAATCCCATGTACAGCTCGGCGTGCGGCCGCCGTTGAGCGGCATGGAGGGAGATCTCCGCGCCGCCCCCCAGGCACATGCCGTAGGTCGCAACTACCACCGGGCGAGGACAGAATTTGATCGCCGCAGTCATTCCCTGAAAAGCCCGTATCGCAAGGTCGACCTCGTCCCATTCGCCCTCTTGCGCGGCCAGCAGCAGTTGCATGAGATTCGCGCCCACGGAAAAATTGGTTCCATCGCCCGAGATGACAAATCCACGAAAGTTATGGACTGCATCGCTCTCCGACTTGAGGGTTTGAGTGATTAGCCGGACGATGTCATCGCCGATCGCGTCTTTTTTCGAATGAAGCTCGATGCAGGCGACATCGTCGCCGATGTCCACCAGGGACGCGCCAGGATTATGCCGCACGATCCCGTTCGCTGCGCGAAAGTGCGCGATCGAGGCAATGCCCTTTGGCAGTTCGACCGGCCGCATCTCTCCGGCAATTGGATCGAAGAATCGGCGACCAGAGGGCACCGTCGGATCGTCGGTGTACCAGGCAGAAAATCCAGCCTTCAGAAGTTGAGCTACGCTTCCAGGAGTATCCAAGGAAGTATCGAAGGCAATGGTGTCCGCAGCACCCGGGTGTCGAACGCCGACTGCATCCCACATCTCGAATGGCCCCAACTCCCAGTTGAATCCAGTGCGCATCGCGCGGTCGATCGAGACCACATTGTCGGCGATTTCAGGAAGACAAGTAGCGGCGTAGTTCCATATCTCGGTCAGCAGCGGGCGATAAAAGGCGGCTGCCTTGTCTTTGCGAGGATCTCCTGCAAGCAGCATGCGCAGGCGCTCAGGCAAGCTCTCGGCATTCTTGGCCATTTCGAGCGAAGGAAATTTAGGTCTGCCGGCAAGATGATAATCAAGCGTCTTCCAGTCAAGCGCGAGGCGAATATCCCTTCCCTGCTCATCCTTTCCAGTTTTCTTGTAAAACCCCTGACCGATCTTGTCGCCCAACCATCCGCGTCCGAGCACGGTCTCGATCCATCCCGGCAATTCAAGGGCTGGGCTGTCGCTCGATCGCGTGCGATTGAAATTGCGGATGACATGCGCGAGCACGTCGATGCCAACCATATCAGCGAGCCGAAACGTCCCGGTCCGGGGCCAACCGATTGCCGATCCGGTGAGCGCGTCGACCTCCTCGATGCTTAAATCCTGCTCTTGCATCAGCCGGACCGTGGTCAGCATGGCAAATGTTCCGATCCGATTGGCAATGAAGTTCGGCGTATCCCGGGCGTAGACGACCGATTTGCCGAGACGCCGGTCGGCAAAATCGGCGATTGCCGAGACTGCGGCTGGATCCGACTCCGCCGTCGGAATAATCTCCAGGAGGCGCATGTGACGCGGGGGATTAAAAAAATGCGTTCCGAACCAACGCTCGCGAAATTTTAGCGGCATTCCGGCAGCGATGGCGGCGATCGACAGGCCGCTGGTATTCGTCGTCACAATTGCATTCGAGTCGAGATGGGAGGCTATCCGGCTCAGCAGCCCCAGTTTTACGGCAAGATCTTCTGAAACCGCTTCGATGACCCAATCGCAGTCAGAGAGCAGACCCAGGTCGTCTACGAGATTGCCAATTGTTATGCGGCGGGCGACCGAGGGCTCATAGAATGCAGCCGGCTTGGCCTTAAGCAGAGCTTCCAGGGCGCGGGCGGCCAATTGGCCGCGAGATGCCCGGCTATCCGCGGCATCGGCGGGCACAATATCCAGCAGAATAACCGGCAAACCCGCATTCG includes these proteins:
- a CDS encoding 3-hydroxyacyl-CoA dehydrogenase/enoyl-CoA hydratase family protein; the protein is MSTSGSTVVSPTLSDGGFASWSKRKKDATPLLRRAAVLGAGTMGSRIAAHLANAGLPVILLDIVPADAADSRASRGQLAARALEALLKAKPAAFYEPSVARRITIGNLVDDLGLLSDCDWVIEAVSEDLAVKLGLLSRIASHLDSNAIVTTNTSGLSIAAIAAGMPLKFRERWFGTHFFNPPRHMRLLEIIPTAESDPAAVSAIADFADRRLGKSVVYARDTPNFIANRIGTFAMLTTVRLMQEQDLSIEEVDALTGSAIGWPRTGTFRLADMVGIDVLAHVIRNFNRTRSSDSPALELPGWIETVLGRGWLGDKIGQGFYKKTGKDEQGRDIRLALDWKTLDYHLAGRPKFPSLEMAKNAESLPERLRMLLAGDPRKDKAAAFYRPLLTEIWNYAATCLPEIADNVVSIDRAMRTGFNWELGPFEMWDAVGVRHPGAADTIAFDTSLDTPGSVAQLLKAGFSAWYTDDPTVPSGRRFFDPIAGEMRPVELPKGIASIAHFRAANGIVRHNPGASLVDIGDDVACIELHSKKDAIGDDIVRLITQTLKSESDAVHNFRGFVISGDGTNFSVGANLMQLLLAAQEGEWDEVDLAIRAFQGMTAAIKFCPRPVVVATYGMCLGGGAEISLHAAQRRPHAELYMGLVETGVGLVPGGGGTKEMVLRGLDAATAASGISPVTAPARFAQSSEVLDSLKTRFETIALAKVSTSAAEARTLGLLSSNDMITANRDRVLSDAKQSVIALTEDGYAPPLPRTQIPMAGEAVLATLKLGVHFMREGGYISDHDVIVAHHVANILCGGSLTPGSLVSEQYLLDLERQAFLSLCGERKTLERISFTLKTGKPLRN